The Verrucomicrobiia bacterium genome segment ATCAGGAGGCGCTGGCCATTCTGCAACGCAAGCCCGCGTCTGATCCCATCGAGCAGATGCTGCATCAGACGCATGAACTGGCGCAGCGCATCCGAAAGCTGCGCTTCCGGAACGGCTCGCTGGATCTGGACTTTCCGGAAACGAAAATCCGGCTCGACGAACGCGGCCGCATCCGGCGCATCGAGAAGACGGTGAACGACGTGTCGCATCAGCTGATCGAGGAGTGCATGTTGCTCGCGAATGAAGCGGTGGCGGCGCGGTTGATGCAGTTGGGCCGGCCCGCCGTGTATCGCATTCACGAAGCGCCCGACGAACGGCGGCTGCAGGAGTATCGCGAGGAGGTGTTGAGCCACAACGTGCCGTGCGGCAACCTCCGCCAGCCCGCCGAGGTGCAGAGGCTGTTGCAACGGCTCGGCACGCTGCCCATCGGCCAGGCGCTCAAGATCGGCTTCCTCAAGTCGCTCATGCGGGCGCGTTACGCCGTCGAGCCGCTCGGCCACTACGGGCTGGCGAAGAAGAAATACACGCACTTCACCTCGCCGATCCGCCGCTACGCGGACCTCGTGGTGCATCGCGCGTTGTTCGATCAGAAGGCCGCCGCGCCGGCTGCGCTCAAGCAGACCGCCGAGCACATCTCGGTCACCGAACGCAACTCGGCCGACGCCGAACGCGACAGCAAGGATGTGAAGCTCTTTGCGTTCCTGAATGCACAATTGAAGTCGGGCCGGCCGGAGCAATATCCCGCGCTGGTGACGGACGTGCGCAACTTTGGTTTCTTTGTCGATGTGCCCGGCCTGGCGATGAGCGGCGTGGTGCCCCTGTCCACAGTCGAGGATGATTTTTTTGTATTCGACCAGCGCCGGAATCAGCTTGTCGGCCGCCGCACGCGCCGGGTGATCCGGCTTGGCGACAAGGTGACCGTGCAGGTGGCGAAGGTGGACCGCTTCAAGAAGCAGGTGGACTTCCGGCTGGCGCCGACGGCGCGGACACCCATCCGCGCCAGCCAAACACTCCGCCGCGCGCCGCACCGGCCGGGCGCCAAACCGGTGGCGTCGAGGCCGGCCTTTACGCCCCGGCCCGCCGGGAAGCGGACGTCGTCAGGGCGGCCGCGCCGATTGCGGTAGGCGCAGCAGCCAAACCATTGGTTGCGTCCTCGTCCTGCCGGCGGTGGGTGGCCGGCCCGCTGCGCGCCGTAACGAAACCGTC includes the following:
- the rnr gene encoding ribonuclease R, with translation MNDIESRVLRLIAERNYVPLNVPELLRALRLPPSRQQELQRGLRGLEQAGHVARIKGNRYIQPREADLIPGRIRMNRQGKGFLDPDDPGLKEIAIPESATGTALHEDRVLVRRDVRAKGLRADAAEQATGAVVRILERRRTQIVGTLQRGRQFLYVIPDDPRIPHDVYVPEPRDQGRPARVGDKVVVELKDWESRHTNPEGEIIEVLGAPDAEGVDMLSVLRQYELPLHFPKAVLHEAHAIGNAVLPRDLHGRVDCRRHRVITIDPDDAKDFDDAICLERAENGHWRLWVHIADVSHYVKPGTALDTEARKRGNSTYLVDRVIPMLPEALSNELCSLKPNVDRLTKCVEFLIASDGRVLNTKFHAAVIHSQRRFTYQEALAILQRKPASDPIEQMLHQTHELAQRIRKLRFRNGSLDLDFPETKIRLDERGRIRRIEKTVNDVSHQLIEECMLLANEAVAARLMQLGRPAVYRIHEAPDERRLQEYREEVLSHNVPCGNLRQPAEVQRLLQRLGTLPIGQALKIGFLKSLMRARYAVEPLGHYGLAKKKYTHFTSPIRRYADLVVHRALFDQKAAAPAALKQTAEHISVTERNSADAERDSKDVKLFAFLNAQLKSGRPEQYPALVTDVRNFGFFVDVPGLAMSGVVPLSTVEDDFFVFDQRRNQLVGRRTRRVIRLGDKVTVQVAKVDRFKKQVDFRLAPTARTPIRASQTLRRAPHRPGAKPVASRPAFTPRPAGKRTSSGRPRRLR